One Verrucomicrobiia bacterium genomic region harbors:
- a CDS encoding acyltransferase: protein MARMVRGGLIQTKTTHEGTAPVETIKHAMIEKHMGFLEEAAKKGCNVVCMQELFYGPYFCAEQKTHWYDLTEQIPDGPTTQLMCETAKRLNMVIVVPIYEVDMTGVYYNTAAVIDSDGKYLGKYRKNHIPHCLPGFWEKFYFRPGNMGYPVFETAVGKVGVYICYDRHFPDGARCLGLNGAEIVFNPSATVAGLSEYLWSIEQPAHAVANQYFLGAINRVGVEKPWNIGEFYGQSYFVNPRGQYLAKASRDKEELVIADMDLDQIQEVRNTWQFYRDRRPDSYKEIVAP from the coding sequence ATGGCTAGAATGGTTAGAGGCGGTTTGATTCAAACAAAAACGACCCACGAAGGCACCGCGCCGGTGGAAACGATTAAACATGCAATGATCGAGAAACATATGGGATTTCTCGAAGAAGCAGCGAAAAAGGGTTGCAACGTCGTTTGTATGCAGGAACTTTTTTACGGTCCTTACTTTTGTGCTGAACAAAAAACGCATTGGTATGATCTAACCGAGCAAATTCCCGATGGCCCAACTACTCAACTTATGTGCGAAACCGCGAAACGTCTTAACATGGTCATAGTTGTTCCTATTTACGAAGTCGATATGACCGGCGTTTATTATAACACCGCTGCCGTGATCGATTCTGATGGTAAATATCTCGGCAAATATCGCAAAAATCATATCCCACATTGCTTACCGGGTTTTTGGGAAAAATTCTATTTCCGTCCTGGTAACATGGGTTATCCCGTTTTTGAAACCGCAGTAGGTAAAGTAGGTGTTTATATTTGTTACGATCGCCACTTCCCAGATGGCGCACGTTGCCTTGGATTAAACGGTGCAGAAATTGTTTTCAATCCCTCTGCCACAGTCGCTGGATTAAGCGAATATCTCTGGAGCATCGAACAACCCGCTCACGCCGTGGCCAATCAATACTTCTTGGGCGCTATCAATCGCGTCGGCGTCGAAAAGCCTTGGAATATTGGCGAGTTCTATGGTCAGTCCTACTTCGTCAATCCACGCGGTCAATATTTAGCCAAAGCAAGCCGCGATAAAGAAGAATTAGTTATTGCGGATATGGATCTCGATCAAATTCAAGAAGTGCGCAACACCTGGCAATTCTATCGCGATCGTCGCCCCGACAGCTACAAAGAAATCGTGGCACCCTAA
- a CDS encoding NAD(P)-dependent oxidoreductase → MPLAPKLDAASAAKNLDEVKPPYAPQEALVEANRCLFCFDAPCIMACPTGIDIPSFIKKIATDNVVGSARVILSANILGASCARVCPTEVLCEGACVMLDKEKEPIKIGRLQRYATDHVFNNNIKLFQPTKKKVGKKVAVIGAGPAGLGCAAELAQMGYDVTIFEKREKGGGLNTFGIAYYKMKPEVSLEEVALVESLGVEIRYSVEVGKDISVEELDKKFDAIFLGVGLGDTQKLGIPGEDAKGVVDALEFIEQIHTQPLHKVPVGDRVAVVGCGNTAIDASTQSKRLGASHVHVIYRRGEKEMPAYDFEYELAKSDGVEFLFNTLPLEVLKDNAGNVRGMKLAKTRVAAGKVEVIPGSEYEEVFDMIIPAVGQEKQKSWIQKVFPKLEIDKKGVIINDPQTKQTSEKKIFCGGDCANGGREVVNAVGEGKKAALGIHNFLMGEKVDSEVQPSRHGLKEGRPTGSGLRNPVRAPELEEAYFSTNGNGNGHKKA, encoded by the coding sequence ATGCCACTTGCTCCCAAACTTGATGCTGCGTCTGCGGCGAAGAATCTAGATGAAGTTAAACCGCCTTACGCACCGCAAGAAGCGTTAGTAGAAGCGAATCGTTGTTTGTTTTGTTTTGATGCGCCTTGCATCATGGCATGTCCGACGGGGATTGATATTCCTTCTTTTATTAAGAAAATTGCTACGGATAATGTGGTGGGTTCGGCTCGTGTTATTTTAAGTGCTAATATTTTGGGGGCCAGTTGTGCGCGGGTATGTCCGACAGAGGTTTTGTGCGAAGGAGCTTGTGTAATGTTAGATAAAGAAAAAGAGCCGATTAAAATTGGGCGCTTACAACGTTACGCCACCGATCATGTTTTTAATAACAATATTAAATTGTTTCAACCGACCAAAAAGAAGGTTGGCAAAAAAGTGGCTGTGATTGGTGCGGGTCCTGCCGGTTTGGGGTGCGCGGCGGAGTTAGCGCAGATGGGTTATGATGTGACCATTTTTGAAAAACGGGAAAAAGGTGGTGGGCTGAACACGTTTGGGATTGCTTATTATAAGATGAAGCCCGAAGTGAGCTTGGAAGAAGTTGCGCTGGTGGAAAGTTTAGGCGTGGAAATTCGCTATAGCGTCGAAGTTGGTAAGGATATTTCTGTTGAAGAATTGGATAAAAAATTTGATGCGATTTTCTTGGGCGTAGGTTTAGGTGACACACAAAAGCTAGGTATTCCCGGTGAAGACGCCAAAGGTGTGGTGGATGCGTTGGAGTTTATTGAGCAAATTCATACTCAACCCTTACATAAAGTGCCGGTGGGCGATCGTGTGGCTGTGGTGGGTTGTGGTAACACGGCGATTGATGCCAGCACGCAATCCAAGCGATTGGGCGCATCGCATGTGCATGTGATTTATCGTCGTGGTGAAAAGGAAATGCCGGCTTACGATTTTGAATATGAGTTGGCTAAGAGCGATGGTGTGGAGTTTCTCTTTAACACTTTGCCTTTGGAAGTTCTCAAAGATAACGCGGGTAATGTGCGAGGTATGAAACTCGCAAAAACTCGTGTGGCTGCGGGTAAAGTTGAAGTGATTCCAGGCAGTGAATATGAAGAAGTATTCGACATGATTATTCCTGCGGTGGGTCAAGAAAAGCAGAAGAGTTGGATTCAAAAGGTTTTTCCTAAGCTCGAAATTGATAAGAAAGGCGTGATTATTAATGATCCGCAAACCAAGCAAACTTCGGAAAAGAAAATTTTCTGTGGTGGCGATTGCGCGAATGGTGGTCGTGAAGTGGTGAATGCCGTGGGTGAGGGTAAAAAAGCTGCGTTAGGCATCCATAATTTTTTAATGGGCGAAAAAGTCGATAGCGAAGTGCAACCTTCACGTCATGGCTTAAAGGAAGGGCGTCCTACAGGTTCAGGTCTTCGTAATCCGGTTCGCGCCCCAGAGTTGGAAGAGGCTTATTTTTCAACCAATGGCAATGGTAACGGTCACAAAAAAGCTTAA